The following proteins are co-located in the Candidatus Nanosynbacter sp. HMT-352 genome:
- the groL gene encoding chaperonin GroEL (60 kDa chaperone family; promotes refolding of misfolded polypeptides especially under stressful conditions; forms two stacked rings of heptamers to form a barrel-shaped 14mer; ends can be capped by GroES; misfolded proteins enter the barrel where they are refolded when GroES binds) — MAKKVFYDDDARNRVLGGAKSLYDAVKVTYGPKGRNVVIAKGFGGPTVTHDGVTVAEGIELPENDDETLGYKVGADLIKQAAKNLNKQAGDGTTTVTVLTYSILKEANRLIAAGHNPMELRKGIEQAGAEIVKELNKLAEPIEGKSDRVAEVATISAGDAEIGKLIAGVIEKVGKDGVVTVEAGQGLELEAEVVEGFSLDKGWVSPFFVTDAGRQEAVYEKPAILITDKKISSVQEFLPMLEKLAQSGKKDVVLIADEVEGEALSILVLNKLKGVFNTVAVKAPSFGDRRKDVLRDIAVLTGATVISEDHGLTFENAGLEVLGSARKVIVGKDETTIIEGAGKPSGVKERIAEIKSLSENASSEYEKEQFDKRAAALSGKVAVIKVGGATETEIDEKKFRVDDAVAATKAALAEGIVAGGGVTLVNLAGNLKVSGAESLSVGRQILKDALKQPFLQIMKNAGLNADALLAQVESGKPGFGVNVMKPEDGLIDVKKAGVIDPARVTKEAVQNAVSIASIAATMGALVVDIPEAEVAAAPGGMPGMGMM; from the coding sequence ATGGCAAAAAAAGTTTTTTATGATGACGATGCGCGAAATCGCGTGCTTGGCGGTGCTAAATCGCTATACGACGCAGTTAAGGTAACTTACGGTCCAAAGGGTCGCAATGTTGTGATTGCGAAGGGTTTTGGCGGTCCAACTGTTACTCATGACGGTGTAACTGTGGCTGAAGGAATTGAATTGCCAGAAAACGATGACGAAACGCTGGGCTATAAAGTTGGTGCCGATTTAATCAAACAGGCTGCTAAGAATTTGAACAAGCAAGCAGGCGACGGCACGACGACTGTAACGGTGTTGACATACTCGATTTTGAAAGAGGCAAATCGATTGATTGCGGCTGGACATAATCCGATGGAACTTAGGAAAGGCATCGAGCAAGCTGGCGCGGAAATTGTTAAAGAATTGAACAAATTGGCTGAGCCGATTGAAGGCAAGTCTGACCGCGTGGCTGAAGTTGCTACGATTTCGGCGGGAGATGCGGAAATTGGTAAATTGATCGCTGGCGTAATCGAGAAAGTTGGCAAAGACGGCGTGGTTACTGTTGAGGCTGGTCAAGGTTTGGAGCTGGAAGCTGAAGTTGTCGAAGGTTTTAGCTTGGACAAGGGTTGGGTGAGTCCATTCTTTGTTACTGACGCGGGTCGCCAGGAAGCTGTGTACGAAAAGCCAGCAATTCTAATCACTGATAAGAAGATTTCTAGCGTGCAGGAATTCTTGCCAATGTTGGAAAAATTGGCACAAAGCGGTAAAAAGGACGTTGTTCTGATTGCTGATGAAGTTGAAGGCGAAGCATTGAGTATTTTGGTCTTGAACAAATTGAAGGGCGTATTCAATACTGTAGCCGTTAAGGCGCCAAGTTTCGGCGACCGTCGCAAGGATGTTCTTCGTGATATCGCTGTGCTGACTGGCGCAACTGTGATTTCTGAAGATCACGGATTGACATTCGAAAACGCTGGCTTAGAAGTTTTGGGTTCGGCGCGCAAGGTGATTGTCGGAAAAGACGAAACGACAATTATCGAAGGCGCAGGCAAACCTTCAGGTGTGAAGGAGCGAATTGCTGAGATTAAGTCGCTTTCGGAAAATGCTTCTAGTGAGTATGAGAAAGAGCAATTCGACAAGCGTGCCGCGGCATTGTCTGGCAAGGTTGCGGTTATTAAGGTTGGTGGCGCGACTGAGACGGAAATTGATGAAAAGAAATTCCGCGTTGATGATGCTGTGGCGGCTACTAAGGCGGCTTTGGCTGAGGGAATTGTCGCTGGTGGTGGCGTAACTTTGGTCAATTTGGCTGGCAATCTAAAAGTTAGCGGCGCGGAGAGTTTGTCGGTTGGTCGACAAATCCTAAAAGACGCTCTGAAGCAACCGTTCTTGCAGATTATGAAAAATGCTGGGTTGAATGCCGACGCGTTGCTTGCTCAAGTTGAATCTGGCAAACCTGGATTCGGCGTTAACGTTATGAAGCCAGAAGATGGTCTGATTGACGTGAAGAAGGCTGGCGTTATTGACCCAGCTCGCGTGACTAAAGAAGCTGTTCAAAATGCAGTGTCAATTGCGTCAATTGCGGCAACTATGGGCGCTTTGGTGGTTGACATTCCGGAGGCTGAAGTTGCAGCTGCTCCTGGTGGTATGCCGGGAATGGGTATGATGTAA
- a CDS encoding bifunctional phosphoglucose/phosphomannose isomerase — MLDDMNVIKQYDPGDVLSGVLNIPEQARYEVSIHEGANQRRDFKNIVIAGMGGSALAADMVRVLTAGWLHIPLEVVKGYDLPGFVGEETLVIAVSHSGNTEETLSCYQQALEKKACLAAMSTGGALIERAKNDNVTYAQVPAGAQPRMSTVYHLRGLLKLLQHFWVIDNDLYDQVKNSADWLAGEISNWTAKTPEADNLAKQIAKLTIGKTLVVFGGELTWPLAYKWKISWNESAKNLAFSNQYPEFNHNEFIGWSSHPVEKPFTVFDIRSNLERDRIRERMELSDRLLSGKRPKAHVLELRGKTLMEQLLWGLVLADAASIYTAILNGVNPGPVQLIEKLKAELS; from the coding sequence ATGTTAGATGATATGAATGTGATAAAACAATATGATCCAGGCGACGTTTTGAGCGGCGTTTTGAATATTCCAGAACAAGCTCGATATGAAGTGTCGATTCACGAAGGTGCGAATCAGCGTCGAGATTTTAAGAATATTGTGATCGCGGGAATGGGCGGTTCGGCTTTAGCGGCTGATATGGTTCGAGTTTTGACCGCGGGCTGGTTGCACATTCCGCTTGAAGTGGTGAAGGGCTATGATTTACCGGGATTTGTGGGCGAGGAAACGTTGGTTATTGCGGTTAGTCATTCGGGCAATACCGAGGAGACTTTGAGTTGTTATCAGCAAGCATTGGAGAAGAAGGCGTGTTTGGCGGCTATGTCGACTGGCGGGGCGTTGATTGAGCGAGCGAAGAATGACAACGTAACTTACGCCCAAGTTCCAGCTGGCGCACAGCCACGAATGTCGACGGTTTATCATCTGCGAGGATTATTGAAACTATTGCAACATTTTTGGGTGATTGATAATGATTTGTATGATCAGGTAAAAAATAGTGCTGATTGGTTGGCGGGCGAGATATCTAATTGGACAGCCAAAACGCCAGAAGCTGATAATTTGGCAAAGCAGATTGCGAAATTAACAATTGGCAAGACGCTGGTTGTTTTTGGTGGTGAATTGACTTGGCCGCTGGCGTATAAGTGGAAAATCAGCTGGAATGAATCGGCGAAGAATTTGGCGTTCTCGAATCAATATCCAGAATTTAATCATAACGAGTTCATCGGTTGGTCGTCGCATCCAGTAGAGAAGCCGTTTACGGTTTTTGATATTCGTAGCAATTTGGAGCGGGACAGAATCCGCGAGCGAATGGAGCTGAGTGATCGTTTGTTGAGTGGTAAGCGACCAAAGGCGCACGTACTGGAGCTTCGAGGGAAGACGCTTATGGAACAATTGCTGTGGGGCTTGGTGCTGGCTGACGCGGCTAGTATTTACACAGCCATTCTTAATGGAGTTAATCCCGGACCAGTTCAGCTGATTGAAAAATTGAAAGCGGAACTTAGTTAA